One window of the Conexibacter sp. SYSU D00693 genome contains the following:
- a CDS encoding twin-arginine translocase TatA/TatE family subunit has protein sequence MPFNIGPMELIIVLAIALIVLGPKKLPEVGRSLGKGMREFKDSISGEDKRDDEYIAPRSEA, from the coding sequence ATGCCCTTCAACATCGGCCCCATGGAGCTCATCATCGTCCTGGCGATCGCCCTGATCGTCCTGGGCCCGAAGAAGCTGCCCGAGGTCGGTCGCTCCCTCGGCAAGGGGATGCGGGAGTTCAAGGACTCCATCTCCGGCGAGGACAAGCGCGACGACGAGTACATCGCGCCCCGGAGCGAGGCCTAG
- a CDS encoding Mov34/MPN/PAD-1 family protein, producing MDIAADLLEQIVEHARREAPNECCGLIAVRDGRAVEVFEAENVAASPFRFEIDGKELLELTQRIDDAGADLAIYHSHTRSDPIPSQTDMNFAALWPGAEWLIIGVAGGGEPDIRHWRIVDGEAEQAEVRVGAA from the coding sequence GTGGACATCGCCGCCGACCTCCTGGAGCAGATCGTCGAGCACGCGCGCCGCGAGGCGCCCAACGAGTGCTGCGGGCTGATCGCCGTCCGCGACGGCCGGGCGGTCGAGGTCTTCGAGGCCGAGAACGTCGCCGCGAGCCCCTTCCGGTTCGAGATCGACGGCAAGGAGCTCCTCGAGCTCACCCAGCGCATCGACGACGCCGGCGCGGACCTGGCGATCTACCACTCGCACACGCGCTCGGACCCGATCCCGTCCCAGACCGACATGAACTTCGCGGCGCTCTGGCCGGGCGCCGAGTGGCTCATCATCGGTGTCGCGGGCGGCGGGGAGCCGGACATCCGCCACTGGCGGATCGTCGACGGCGAGGCCGAGCAGGCCGAGGTCCGCGTGGGTGCGGCCTGA
- a CDS encoding L,D-transpeptidase family protein — protein sequence MSRRVVKVFALVVVLVVGVGAGALAWADHQSRDEIPDGVQIAGIDVGGMTEQGARDQLRQDLAQPAARPVRVRVGGQTLTLSAKEAGVRIDLAGAVRQAVESGRGGSFVSRGWRSLSGGTVERDIPAPVEADAAAVKSFVGRLRDRVGRSAKDAELDVSITDVSVKPGETGRRLADPGGLQRRITKALSDPDASRDLRASVVKVQPQRTAEDVWNANPVVVTVAADAKRVRVFRRGELEKTYRVAVGSKEYPTPLGQFSVQSMQKNPTWNVPDSEWAGDLAGQTIPGGDPRNPLKARWIGFNGSVGFHGTADIGSLGNAASHGCVRMNPSDVIDLYKRVEVGTTVLVA from the coding sequence CTTCGCCCTCGTGGTGGTGCTGGTCGTGGGCGTGGGCGCCGGTGCGCTTGCCTGGGCCGACCACCAGTCCCGCGACGAGATCCCCGACGGCGTCCAGATCGCCGGGATCGACGTCGGCGGCATGACCGAGCAGGGCGCGCGCGACCAGCTGCGCCAGGACCTCGCCCAGCCCGCCGCCCGCCCCGTGCGCGTGCGCGTCGGCGGCCAGACGCTGACGCTCTCGGCCAAGGAGGCCGGCGTGCGCATCGACCTCGCGGGCGCCGTGCGCCAAGCCGTCGAGTCCGGCCGCGGCGGCTCGTTCGTCAGCCGCGGTTGGCGCTCTCTCTCCGGCGGCACCGTCGAGCGCGACATCCCCGCCCCCGTCGAGGCGGACGCCGCGGCGGTCAAGAGCTTCGTCGGCCGCCTGCGCGACCGCGTCGGGCGCTCCGCCAAGGACGCCGAGCTCGACGTCTCCATCACCGACGTCTCGGTCAAGCCGGGCGAGACCGGCCGCCGCCTCGCCGACCCCGGCGGCCTCCAGCGCCGCATCACCAAGGCCCTCAGCGACCCGGACGCGTCGCGCGATCTCCGAGCCTCGGTCGTCAAGGTCCAGCCGCAGCGCACCGCCGAGGACGTCTGGAACGCCAACCCGGTCGTCGTGACCGTCGCCGCCGACGCCAAGCGCGTCCGGGTCTTCCGCCGCGGCGAGCTCGAGAAGACCTACCGCGTCGCCGTCGGCAGCAAGGAGTACCCGACGCCGCTCGGCCAGTTTTCGGTCCAGTCGATGCAGAAGAACCCGACCTGGAACGTCCCCGACTCCGAGTGGGCGGGCGACCTCGCCGGCCAGACCATCCCGGGCGGCGACCCCCGCAACCCCCTCAAGGCCCGCTGGATCGGCTTCAACGGCTCCGTCGGCTTCCACGGCACCGCCGACATCGGCTCCCTCGGCAACGCCGCGTCCCACGGCTGCGTGCGCATGAACCCGTCGGACGTCATCGACCTGTACAAGCGGGTCGAGGTCGGGACGACGGTGCTGGTGGCCTAG